In a genomic window of Bradyrhizobium sp. LLZ17:
- a CDS encoding GNAT family N-acetyltransferase: MTIRSARPEDAEFIAQTILSGQRGYRSRGWFDVALGWPEAECRDFIARTAVARVVSMWHVSQFLVAEIDGKPAAALCALPAAGTGPAAWRAIEEVAATTGLAESELNAIRRRGMYTRACWVQGGEGDWMIEHVATDAAHRGRGLVQALIAHALEKGRAAGFARATISFLIGNESAERAYAKAGFTFAEEKRDPAFEAIIGAPGFRMFARAI, translated from the coding sequence ATGACGATAAGGTCAGCGCGTCCCGAAGACGCTGAGTTCATCGCACAAACCATTCTGTCGGGGCAGCGCGGTTATCGGTCGCGCGGCTGGTTCGATGTCGCGCTCGGCTGGCCTGAGGCTGAGTGCCGCGATTTCATCGCGCGCACCGCGGTCGCGCGCGTGGTGTCGATGTGGCACGTCTCGCAATTCCTCGTCGCCGAGATCGATGGCAAGCCTGCGGCGGCATTGTGCGCGCTGCCGGCGGCCGGCACGGGACCTGCGGCCTGGCGCGCGATCGAGGAGGTCGCGGCAACGACCGGCCTTGCTGAGTCAGAGCTGAACGCCATCCGCCGGCGCGGCATGTACACGCGTGCCTGCTGGGTTCAGGGCGGCGAGGGCGACTGGATGATCGAGCATGTCGCAACCGATGCTGCTCATCGCGGCCGCGGCCTGGTCCAGGCGCTGATCGCGCATGCGCTGGAGAAGGGGCGGGCGGCCGGCTTTGCCCGCGCGACGATATCGTTTCTGATCGGCAACGAGTCCGCCGAGCGCGCCTATGCCAAGGCCGGTTTTACCTTCGCCGAAGAGAAGCGTGATCCCGCCTTCGAAGCGATCATCGGCGCGCCCGGCTTCCGAATGTTTGCGCGCGCGATTTGA
- a CDS encoding formylglycine-generating enzyme family protein: MLIAFKLKLALACAAGLAGPFAVAPLVSDVAIRGTATEPAIIEIAPGDFSYREAGDFTRSGQQAETPLRAMRFDRPLHIMRHQVSSSAFQLCVQDGVCRALDRGVVVAPDRPAVQVNWHDAQTYADWLSRKTGQHYRLPSDTEWAFAAGSRFKDDGSPVDASDPAKRWISRYERESERDLSDTMAYPFGKFGVNEHGIEDLAGNVWEWTSTCFVRSRVDDAGNAGRPTVNCGVRVAEGAHRAYVTDFIRDARAGGCAQGVPPANLGFRLVRDEPSWVASVSARWSKVWARS; encoded by the coding sequence ATGCTGATCGCATTCAAGCTGAAGTTGGCACTGGCCTGTGCGGCCGGACTTGCAGGACCGTTTGCGGTCGCGCCGCTCGTGTCGGACGTGGCGATCCGCGGCACCGCGACCGAACCCGCCATCATCGAGATCGCGCCGGGCGATTTCTCCTACCGTGAGGCCGGCGATTTCACGCGCTCCGGACAGCAGGCCGAAACGCCGCTGCGCGCGATGCGGTTCGACCGGCCGCTTCACATCATGCGGCATCAGGTTTCGTCATCCGCCTTTCAGCTCTGCGTGCAGGATGGCGTCTGCCGCGCACTCGATCGCGGCGTGGTGGTCGCGCCCGACCGCCCCGCGGTGCAAGTGAACTGGCACGATGCGCAGACCTATGCGGACTGGCTGTCACGCAAGACCGGGCAGCACTATCGCCTGCCGAGCGACACGGAGTGGGCCTTTGCGGCGGGCAGCAGGTTCAAGGACGACGGATCACCGGTCGACGCCAGCGATCCGGCAAAGCGCTGGATCAGCCGCTATGAACGCGAATCCGAACGCGACCTCTCCGACACCATGGCCTATCCGTTCGGCAAGTTCGGCGTGAACGAGCATGGCATCGAAGATCTCGCCGGCAATGTCTGGGAATGGACCTCGACCTGCTTCGTGCGCTCGCGCGTCGACGACGCCGGCAATGCCGGCCGCCCGACTGTGAACTGCGGTGTGCGCGTCGCCGAAGGCGCGCACCGCGCCTACGTCACGGATTTCATCCGCGACGCCCGCGCCGGCGGCTGCGCCCAAGGCGTGCCGCCCGCCAATCTCGGCTTCCGCCTGGTGCGAGACGAGCCGTCGTGGGTGGCGAGCGTGTCGGCGCGGTGGAGCAAGGTGTGGGCGAGGTCGTAG
- the nirK gene encoding copper-containing nitrite reductase: MFTRRAALISAAATALMLATPAFAAGDLKLPRQKVELVAPPFVHAHEQATTQGPKIMEFKLTVQEKKVVIDEKGTTFQAMTFNGSMPGPLMVVHEGDYVELTLVNPATNSMPHNIDFHSATGGLGGAELTLVNPGEEVVLRWKATRTGVFVYHCAPGGPMIPWHVVSGMNGAVMVLPREGLNDGKGHALKYDKVYYVGEQDMYVPRDEKGNFKSYDLPGEAFTDTEEVMKKLIPSHVVFNGKVGALTGKNALTAKVGENVLIVHSQANRDSRPHLIGGHGDYVWETGKFSNAPETGLETWFIRGGSAGAAMYKFLQPGIYAYVTHNLIEAADLGATAHFKVEGTWNDDLMTQVKAPAEIPAANTN; the protein is encoded by the coding sequence ATGTTCACCCGCAGAGCCGCATTGATCAGTGCCGCCGCGACCGCCCTCATGCTGGCGACCCCCGCCTTCGCCGCCGGCGATCTCAAGCTGCCGCGGCAGAAGGTCGAGCTGGTCGCCCCGCCGTTCGTGCACGCGCATGAGCAGGCCACGACGCAGGGGCCGAAGATCATGGAGTTCAAGCTCACCGTGCAGGAGAAGAAGGTCGTCATCGACGAGAAGGGCACGACCTTTCAGGCCATGACCTTCAACGGCTCCATGCCGGGCCCGCTGATGGTCGTGCACGAGGGTGACTATGTCGAGCTGACACTGGTCAATCCGGCGACCAACTCGATGCCGCACAACATCGACTTCCACTCCGCCACCGGCGGGCTCGGCGGCGCCGAGCTCACGCTGGTCAATCCCGGCGAAGAAGTCGTGCTGCGCTGGAAGGCGACGCGGACCGGCGTGTTCGTCTACCATTGCGCGCCGGGCGGCCCGATGATCCCCTGGCACGTCGTCTCCGGCATGAACGGCGCCGTGATGGTGTTGCCGCGCGAGGGTCTCAACGACGGCAAGGGCCACGCGCTGAAATACGACAAGGTGTATTATGTCGGCGAGCAGGACATGTATGTGCCGCGCGACGAGAAGGGCAATTTCAAATCCTACGATCTGCCGGGCGAGGCCTTCACCGACACCGAAGAGGTGATGAAGAAGCTGATCCCCTCGCATGTCGTGTTCAACGGCAAGGTCGGCGCGCTGACGGGCAAGAACGCGCTGACCGCCAAGGTTGGCGAGAACGTGCTGATCGTGCATTCGCAGGCCAACCGCGACAGCCGTCCGCATCTGATCGGCGGCCATGGCGACTATGTCTGGGAGACCGGGAAATTCTCCAACGCACCGGAGACCGGGCTCGAGACCTGGTTCATCCGTGGCGGCTCGGCGGGGGCGGCGATGTACAAATTCCTGCAACCCGGCATCTACGCCTATGTCACGCATAATCTGATCGAGGCCGCTGATCTCGGCGCCACGGCGCACTTCAAGGTCGAGGGCACCTGGAACGACGATCTGATGACCCAGGTGAAGGCGCCGGCGGAGATACCGGCCGCCAACACCAACTAA
- the hemN gene encoding oxygen-independent coproporphyrinogen III oxidase — MRIDLAASYGEERLPRYTSYPTAPHFSPTIGADTYAKWLAELPAGTSASLYLHVPFCREMCWYCGCHTQIVRRDDLVAAYQRTLRSEIARVADTIGRRIKVEHIHFGGGTPTIMSPEAFSELMAAMREAFFVLPSAEIAVEIDPRTLTAGMVEAMRLSGVNRTSLGVQSFDPVVQRAINRVQSFEQTAEVVGMLRSAGIRGVNFDLIYGLPHQTVVSCLDTVQRALMLAPDRFSVFGYAHVPAFKKHQRMIDEAVLPDGLARHDQACAIADALKQAGYVQIGLDHFARTDDSMAVAFAERTLRRNFQGYTTDQSEVLLGFGASAIGHLPQGYVQNDVQIGSYAENIAAGRLATAKGYRLSDDDRLRADIIERIMCEFGVDLGEICARHGAKPGAMLGSAWRLEPLISDGVVSLDGERLAIATDSRFLVRSVAAAFDAHLDPGKQLHSRAV, encoded by the coding sequence ATGAGGATTGATCTCGCGGCGAGCTACGGCGAGGAGCGTCTGCCCCGCTACACCAGCTATCCGACCGCACCACACTTCTCGCCGACGATCGGCGCGGATACCTACGCGAAATGGCTGGCTGAGCTACCCGCCGGAACTAGCGCGTCACTTTATCTGCACGTGCCGTTCTGTCGTGAGATGTGCTGGTATTGCGGCTGCCACACCCAGATCGTCCGCCGCGACGACCTCGTCGCGGCCTATCAGCGGACGCTGCGCAGCGAGATCGCGCGAGTGGCGGACACGATCGGCCGCCGCATCAAGGTCGAGCACATTCATTTCGGCGGAGGTACGCCGACGATCATGTCGCCGGAGGCGTTCTCCGAGTTGATGGCAGCGATGCGCGAGGCGTTCTTCGTGCTGCCGTCGGCGGAGATCGCGGTCGAGATCGATCCGCGAACTCTGACGGCCGGCATGGTGGAGGCCATGAGGCTCTCCGGCGTCAACCGTACGAGCTTGGGCGTCCAGAGTTTCGATCCGGTCGTGCAGCGTGCGATCAACCGGGTGCAGAGCTTCGAGCAGACGGCCGAGGTCGTCGGCATGCTCCGGAGTGCCGGGATCCGGGGCGTCAATTTCGACCTGATCTACGGACTACCGCACCAGACCGTGGTCTCCTGCCTCGACACTGTGCAGCGCGCGCTCATGCTCGCGCCCGACCGCTTCTCGGTGTTCGGCTACGCGCATGTGCCGGCTTTCAAGAAGCACCAGCGCATGATCGACGAAGCCGTCCTGCCCGATGGCCTCGCGCGTCACGACCAGGCCTGCGCGATCGCCGACGCGCTGAAACAGGCTGGTTATGTGCAGATCGGGCTCGATCATTTCGCCCGGACCGACGATTCCATGGCGGTTGCCTTCGCGGAGCGGACGCTGCGGCGCAATTTCCAGGGCTACACCACCGATCAAAGCGAGGTCCTGCTCGGGTTCGGCGCCAGCGCGATCGGCCATCTGCCTCAGGGCTATGTCCAAAACGACGTGCAGATCGGATCCTATGCCGAGAACATTGCCGCCGGTCGGCTGGCCACTGCAAAGGGGTATAGGCTCAGCGACGACGACCGGCTGCGCGCCGACATCATCGAGCGCATCATGTGCGAGTTCGGCGTCGACCTCGGCGAGATCTGCGCGCGCCATGGCGCCAAGCCCGGGGCGATGCTGGGATCGGCGTGGCGATTGGAGCCGTTGATCTCGGACGGTGTCGTCAGCCTCGATGGCGAGCGGCTCGCGATCGCAACCGACTCGCGCTTCCTGGTGCGCAGCGTCGCCGCCGCGTTCGATGCGCATCTGGATCCAGGCAAACAGCTGCATAGCCGGGCGGTGTAG
- a CDS encoding DUF1858 domain-containing protein: MPFGSDDLVDDIMRTAPHTIRVFLAFRMACVGCPIATFHTVDDACREHGIDRDKFLAALCDCVPA; this comes from the coding sequence ATGCCTTTTGGATCCGACGATTTGGTCGATGACATCATGCGCACGGCGCCGCACACGATCCGGGTGTTTCTCGCGTTCAGGATGGCCTGCGTCGGCTGTCCGATCGCGACCTTTCACACGGTCGACGACGCCTGCCGCGAGCACGGCATCGATCGCGACAAGTTCCTCGCGGCGCTGTGCGATTGCGTGCCAGCGTAA